A part of Nocardioides sp. WS12 genomic DNA contains:
- a CDS encoding aspartate aminotransferase family protein, producing MSQLPLHHLFHPAHADHYAATLGAGLEHLLGQLRTVAGPSTGAQPADAAARVAAVDLASPLSDVGAVLSEMSQLWLDDAVWFHEPTYAAHLNCPVVVPALLAELFVASVNSSLDTFDQSVGGTYIERRLIEWTAEKIGFGAAADGVFTSGGSQSNLQGLLLARGRHERVPAERLRILASADSHFSVQKSARLLGLGDEAVVSVPTDSRHRMDPVALERSLAACTALGLRPMAIVATAGTTDFGAIDPLPAIADLALAYDAWLHVDAAYGGGLLISPRRRSMLDGIDRADSVTVDYHKTFFQPVSSSAIIVRDRTTLSPATWHADYLNPREATDPNQVDKSLQTTRRFDALKLWLTLRTMGPELLGGYVDAVVDLTAAVHAVLRDEPDLQFAAAPELSTLVFRYVPRDVVLNEDGLGSLNRAIREALYDSGAAMVAATRVDGIQYLKVTLLNPMATADDIVGVLDLVRATGARLAPEHVVEPPLAPVEVVR from the coding sequence GTGTCCCAGCTCCCTCTGCACCACCTGTTCCACCCTGCCCACGCCGACCACTACGCCGCGACCCTCGGCGCCGGCCTCGAGCACCTGCTCGGCCAGCTCCGCACCGTCGCCGGTCCGTCCACCGGCGCCCAGCCCGCCGACGCCGCCGCCCGCGTCGCCGCGGTCGACCTGGCCAGTCCGCTCTCCGACGTCGGTGCGGTGCTCTCCGAGATGTCGCAGCTCTGGCTCGACGACGCGGTGTGGTTCCACGAGCCGACCTACGCCGCGCACCTCAACTGCCCGGTCGTCGTACCGGCGCTGCTGGCCGAGCTCTTCGTCGCCTCGGTCAACAGCTCGCTCGACACCTTCGACCAGAGCGTCGGTGGCACCTACATCGAACGCCGGCTGATCGAGTGGACTGCCGAGAAGATCGGTTTCGGCGCCGCCGCCGACGGCGTCTTCACCAGCGGCGGCAGCCAGTCCAACCTGCAGGGCCTGCTGCTCGCCCGCGGCCGGCACGAGCGCGTCCCGGCCGAGCGGCTGCGGATCCTGGCGTCGGCTGACAGCCACTTCTCCGTGCAGAAGTCCGCGCGGCTGCTCGGTCTCGGCGACGAAGCGGTGGTCAGTGTCCCCACGGACTCCCGCCACCGGATGGACCCGGTCGCCCTCGAGCGTTCCCTCGCTGCCTGCACGGCCCTCGGCCTGCGCCCGATGGCGATCGTCGCGACCGCCGGCACCACCGACTTCGGTGCGATCGACCCGCTTCCGGCGATCGCCGACCTGGCGCTGGCGTACGACGCGTGGCTCCACGTCGACGCGGCCTACGGCGGCGGACTGCTGATCTCGCCGCGTCGTCGCTCGATGCTGGACGGCATCGACCGCGCCGACTCGGTGACCGTCGACTACCACAAGACGTTCTTCCAGCCGGTCTCCTCGAGCGCGATCATCGTCCGCGACCGGACCACCCTGTCGCCCGCGACCTGGCACGCCGACTACCTCAATCCGCGCGAGGCCACCGACCCGAACCAGGTCGACAAGAGCCTGCAGACCACGCGCCGCTTCGACGCCCTCAAGTTGTGGCTGACGCTGCGCACGATGGGCCCCGAGCTGCTCGGCGGGTACGTCGACGCGGTGGTCGACCTGACCGCCGCCGTGCATGCCGTGCTGCGGGACGAGCCGGACCTGCAGTTCGCGGCCGCACCCGAGCTCAGCACCCTCGTCTTCCGCTACGTCCCGCGCGACGTGGTGCTGAACGAAGACGGCCTCGGCTCGCTCAACCGCGCGATCCGCGAGGCCCTCTACGACTCCGGTGCGGCGATGGTCGCGGCCACCCGGGTCGACGGCATCCAGTACCTCAAGGTCACCCTGCTCAACCCGATGGCGACCGCCGACGACATCGTCGGCGTGCTCGACCTGGTCCGGGCGACGGGAGCCCGGCTCGCGCCGGAGCACGTCGTCGAGCCGCCGTTGGCTCCGGTGGAGGTCGTGCGATGA
- the acs gene encoding acetate--CoA ligase produces MTDHEETLANLSREERRFEPPADLAAAANVKADAYDAAKADREGFWAAQADRLSWATKWDQVLDWSNPPFAKWFVGGTLNASYNCVDRHVEAGNGDRVAIHWVGEPLDDTRDITYRELKDEVSKAANAITELGIEAGDRVAIYLPMIPEAIIAMLACARLGAPHTVVFGGFSAEALASRIEDCGAKLVITADGGYRRGAPAALKPAVDEALVKIDNVNTAIVENVLVVRRTGQDVEFNSAIDNWWHEVVDESSTDHTPEAFDAEHPLYVMYTSGTTGKPKGILHTTGGYLTGASYTHNAVFDLKPETDVYWCTADIGWVTGHSYIVYGPLANGVTQVVYEGTPDAPERGRWWQIIQDYKVTLFYTAPTAIRSFMKQGREIPDKFDMSSLRILGSVGESINPEAYIWYRNVIGGDRTPVVDTWWQTETGSVMISPLPGVTAGKPGSAMTAIPGIDADVVDDDGHSVPNGSGGYLVITSPWPSMLRTIWGDDDRYAETYWSRFRKEGFYFAGDGAKKDEDGDIWLLGRVDDVMNVSGHRLSTTEIESALVSHPKVAESAVVGANDPDTGQAVVAYVILREEFEAAAAADNAGIIKELSDHVRKEIGPIAKPRQIMIVPELPKTRSGKIMRRLLRDVAEGRTVGDTQTLADASIMDLISAGQTTSTDE; encoded by the coding sequence GTGACCGACCACGAAGAGACCCTCGCCAACCTGTCGCGCGAGGAGCGCCGTTTCGAGCCTCCGGCCGACCTGGCTGCTGCCGCGAACGTGAAGGCCGATGCGTACGACGCCGCGAAGGCCGACCGCGAAGGCTTCTGGGCCGCCCAGGCCGACCGGTTGTCCTGGGCCACGAAGTGGGACCAGGTCCTCGACTGGTCGAACCCCCCGTTCGCGAAGTGGTTCGTGGGCGGCACGCTCAATGCGTCGTACAACTGTGTGGACCGGCACGTCGAGGCCGGCAACGGTGACCGGGTCGCGATCCACTGGGTCGGCGAGCCTCTCGATGACACGCGCGACATCACCTACCGCGAGCTGAAGGACGAGGTCTCGAAGGCCGCGAACGCGATCACCGAGCTCGGCATCGAGGCCGGTGACCGGGTCGCGATCTACCTGCCGATGATCCCCGAGGCGATCATCGCGATGCTGGCCTGCGCCCGCCTGGGCGCACCGCACACGGTCGTGTTCGGCGGCTTCTCCGCCGAGGCCCTCGCGTCCCGGATCGAGGACTGCGGCGCCAAGCTCGTCATCACCGCCGACGGCGGCTACCGCCGCGGTGCCCCCGCCGCACTCAAGCCGGCCGTGGACGAGGCGCTGGTCAAGATCGACAACGTCAACACGGCCATCGTGGAGAACGTGCTCGTGGTCCGTCGTACCGGCCAGGACGTGGAGTTCAACTCCGCGATCGACAACTGGTGGCACGAGGTCGTCGACGAGTCCTCGACCGACCACACCCCTGAGGCGTTCGACGCCGAGCACCCGCTCTACGTCATGTACACCTCCGGCACCACCGGCAAGCCGAAGGGGATCCTGCACACCACCGGCGGCTACCTCACCGGAGCCTCCTACACCCACAACGCGGTGTTCGACCTCAAGCCCGAGACCGACGTCTACTGGTGCACCGCCGACATCGGCTGGGTCACCGGCCACTCCTACATCGTCTACGGACCGCTGGCCAACGGCGTCACGCAGGTCGTCTACGAAGGCACCCCCGACGCCCCCGAACGCGGCCGGTGGTGGCAGATCATCCAGGACTACAAGGTCACGCTCTTCTACACCGCACCCACCGCGATCCGGTCCTTCATGAAGCAGGGCCGCGAGATCCCCGACAAGTTCGACATGTCCTCGCTGCGGATCCTCGGCTCGGTCGGCGAATCGATCAACCCCGAGGCCTACATCTGGTACCGCAACGTCATTGGTGGCGACCGCACCCCCGTGGTCGACACGTGGTGGCAGACCGAGACCGGGTCGGTGATGATCTCCCCGCTGCCCGGTGTGACCGCGGGCAAGCCCGGCTCGGCGATGACCGCGATCCCCGGCATCGACGCCGACGTCGTCGACGACGACGGCCACTCGGTCCCCAACGGCTCCGGTGGCTACCTCGTGATCACCTCCCCGTGGCCCTCCATGCTGCGCACCATCTGGGGCGACGACGACCGTTACGCAGAGACCTACTGGTCGCGGTTCCGGAAGGAAGGCTTCTACTTCGCCGGCGACGGTGCGAAGAAGGACGAGGACGGCGACATCTGGCTCCTTGGACGCGTCGACGACGTCATGAACGTGTCCGGCCACCGCCTCTCCACCACCGAGATCGAATCCGCACTGGTCTCGCACCCCAAGGTCGCCGAGTCCGCCGTCGTCGGGGCCAACGACCCCGACACCGGCCAGGCCGTGGTCGCCTACGTCATCCTCCGCGAGGAGTTCGAGGCGGCGGCGGCAGCAGACAACGCAGGCATCATCAAGGAGCTGTCCGACCACGTCCGCAAGGAGATCGGCCCGATCGCCAAGCCCCGGCAGATCATGATCGTCCCCGAGCTCCCCAAGACCCGCTCGGGCAAGATCATGCGCCGCCTCCTGAGGGACGTCGCCGAGGGCCGCACCGTCGGCGACACCCAGACCCTGGCCGACGCCTCGATCATGGACCTGATCTCCGCCGGCCAGACCACGTCGACGGACGAGTGA
- a CDS encoding alkaline phosphatase PhoX, whose protein sequence is MTASRRSMIAGGAAATGLAVAGAMPSLAHATPNRLAPQRPGRPGGGPVPFPPLEDDPAGLLALPAGFSYSVITRAGVTRLDEGGLTPNAHDGTAVFSAGRGRYQLIQNHELKAGSPLGVPHIEGTVYDEGAIDAGGCTVISTDRHGRNLGEFVAISGTSTNCAGGPTPWGTWLTCEETEDRAGKSWSGNGKSGTYAKDHGYVFEVFHDGRTNPKPIKAFGRYAHEACAIDKSRRHVFLSEDASGPNGLFYRWTAERGHRLKSGIADDLADDAGVLEAMQILMPDGSVLSDVAYLTSAQLGRPFPVRWIPVPDRDARTVPTRKQFADGEVTRGKKFEGVWGTDEGVYVVNSYAFSDGDLPADAVPHDGMVWFYDYGAETIQLVTYLPHQETTETEGTPKFNDLTFDSPDNVTVTPWGSLVLAEDGVGASHVLSATPYGPAQAIARNQLNDSEFTGPTFSEDGKVLFVNIQTPGLTLAITGPWEQYLG, encoded by the coding sequence ATGACTGCTTCCCGTCGATCCATGATCGCCGGCGGTGCCGCCGCCACCGGCCTCGCCGTTGCCGGTGCGATGCCCTCGCTCGCCCATGCCACGCCGAACCGCCTCGCCCCCCAGCGCCCGGGCCGACCGGGTGGTGGGCCGGTCCCGTTCCCGCCGCTCGAGGACGACCCGGCCGGCCTGCTCGCCCTGCCTGCCGGCTTCTCGTACTCGGTCATCACGCGTGCCGGCGTGACCCGACTCGACGAGGGTGGCCTGACACCCAACGCCCACGACGGTACGGCCGTCTTCTCGGCCGGACGCGGTCGCTACCAGCTCATCCAGAACCACGAGCTCAAGGCCGGCTCCCCGCTCGGTGTCCCGCACATCGAGGGCACCGTCTACGACGAAGGCGCGATCGACGCAGGCGGCTGCACGGTCATCAGCACCGACCGGCACGGGCGCAACCTCGGCGAGTTCGTCGCCATCTCGGGTACGTCGACCAACTGCGCCGGCGGCCCGACGCCGTGGGGCACCTGGCTGACCTGCGAGGAGACCGAGGACCGCGCCGGGAAGTCGTGGAGCGGCAACGGCAAGAGCGGCACGTACGCCAAGGACCACGGCTACGTCTTCGAGGTCTTCCACGACGGCCGCACCAACCCGAAGCCGATCAAGGCGTTCGGTCGGTACGCCCACGAGGCCTGCGCGATCGACAAGTCGCGCCGCCACGTCTTCCTGTCCGAGGACGCCTCGGGCCCGAACGGGCTGTTCTACCGCTGGACCGCTGAGCGCGGCCACCGGCTCAAGTCCGGCATCGCCGACGACCTGGCCGATGACGCCGGTGTGCTCGAGGCAATGCAGATCCTGATGCCTGACGGCTCGGTGCTGTCCGATGTCGCGTACCTGACCTCGGCACAGCTCGGCCGGCCGTTCCCGGTGCGCTGGATCCCGGTGCCGGACCGCGACGCGAGGACGGTCCCCACCCGCAAGCAGTTCGCGGACGGCGAGGTCACCCGCGGCAAGAAGTTCGAGGGCGTCTGGGGCACCGACGAGGGTGTGTACGTCGTGAACTCCTACGCCTTCTCCGACGGCGACCTGCCCGCCGACGCGGTGCCGCACGACGGCATGGTCTGGTTCTACGACTACGGCGCGGAGACCATCCAGCTGGTCACCTACTTGCCGCACCAGGAGACCACCGAGACCGAGGGCACGCCGAAGTTCAACGACCTCACCTTCGACAGCCCCGACAACGTCACGGTCACCCCGTGGGGTTCGCTGGTGCTCGCCGAGGACGGGGTGGGCGCCTCGCACGTGCTGTCCGCGACGCCGTACGGGCCGGCCCAGGCGATCGCCCGCAACCAGCTCAATGACTCCGAGTTCACGGGGCCGACGTTCTCCGAGGACGGCAAGGTGCTGTTCGTGAACATCCAGACGCCGGGCCTCACGCTGGCGATCACGGGTCCGTGGGAGCAGTACCTCGGCTGA
- a CDS encoding SidA/IucD/PvdA family monooxygenase: protein MTVVHDFVAIGLGPFNLGLACLTDPLRSSDGLDGVFLEARDGFDWHPGMLLDDATLQVPFLADLVTMADPTSRWSFLNYLKQSGNLYSFYIRENFYPLRREYDDYCRWAAERLDSVRFGQQVTNVEHDGSSYVVHSGSGEAFRARKLVLGIGTTPRVPDALLPVVEVRAPASPPVVEVRAPASLETPGSVVTHSADYLAHKAALQQQETITIVGSGQSAAEVYYDLLSEAPAHGYTLTWLTRSPRFFPMEYTKLTLEMTSPEYGAYHRSLPLETRDRLAREQRHLFKGISAELVDAIFDLHYQQRVTGDGPRTTLITNTEVRGSRRDGAVSELDLLHVETGEEFSLRTGGLVLATGYASTAPSFLGGVRDRIRLDERGRYDVAGDYSVDIAGGEIFVQNAEEHTHSLLAPDLGMGPYRNSVIIAALLGREAYPIEKRIAVQTFGVPDHLRSAAR from the coding sequence ATGACTGTCGTGCACGACTTCGTGGCCATCGGCCTCGGCCCGTTCAACCTCGGCCTGGCCTGCCTGACCGACCCACTGCGTTCCTCGGACGGCCTGGACGGTGTGTTCCTCGAAGCCCGTGACGGTTTCGACTGGCACCCCGGCATGCTGCTCGACGACGCCACGTTGCAGGTGCCGTTCCTCGCCGACCTCGTCACGATGGCCGACCCCACGTCGCGCTGGTCGTTCCTGAACTACCTCAAGCAGAGCGGCAACCTCTACTCGTTCTACATCCGCGAGAACTTCTACCCGCTCCGCCGCGAGTACGACGACTACTGCCGCTGGGCTGCCGAACGCCTCGACAGCGTCCGCTTCGGCCAGCAGGTCACGAACGTCGAGCACGACGGGTCGTCGTACGTCGTCCACAGCGGGAGCGGTGAGGCGTTCCGGGCGCGGAAGCTGGTGCTGGGCATCGGTACGACGCCACGGGTCCCCGACGCCCTGCTCCCGGTGGTTGAGGTGCGAGCGCCAGCGAGCCCCCCGGTGGTTGAGGTGCGAGCGCCAGCGAGCCTCGAAACCCCCGGCTCCGTCGTCACCCACTCCGCCGACTACCTCGCCCACAAGGCCGCCCTGCAACAGCAGGAGACGATCACGATCGTCGGCAGCGGCCAGAGCGCCGCGGAGGTCTACTACGACCTGCTGTCGGAGGCGCCGGCTCACGGCTACACGCTGACCTGGCTGACGCGCAGCCCGCGGTTCTTCCCGATGGAGTACACGAAGCTCACCCTCGAGATGACGTCGCCGGAGTACGGCGCCTATCACCGGTCGTTGCCGCTGGAGACGCGTGATCGGCTGGCCCGCGAGCAGCGGCACCTCTTCAAGGGGATCAGCGCCGAACTGGTCGATGCGATCTTCGACCTGCACTACCAGCAGCGGGTGACCGGCGACGGTCCGCGCACGACGCTGATCACCAACACCGAGGTGCGCGGTTCGCGCCGCGACGGCGCTGTCAGCGAGCTCGACCTGCTGCACGTCGAGACCGGCGAGGAGTTCTCGCTGCGCACCGGGGGACTGGTGCTGGCGACCGGCTACGCGTCGACCGCACCCTCCTTCCTGGGCGGGGTCCGCGACCGGATCCGGCTCGACGAGCGGGGTCGGTACGACGTCGCGGGGGACTACTCCGTCGACATCGCCGGCGGCGAGATCTTCGTGCAGAACGCTGAGGAGCACACGCACTCGCTGTTGGCCCCTGACCTCGGCATGGGCCCGTACCGCAACTCGGTGATCATCGCCGCGCTGCTCGGCCGCGAGGCCTACCCGATCGAGAAGCGGATCGCCGTCCAGACCTTCGGCGTCCCCGACCACCTGAGGAGCGCTGCACGATGA
- a CDS encoding DUF485 domain-containing protein, translating to MTSEVAPHDPHEVASRHDPVYDELHASPEFAELRRRYRAFVFPATIAFLAWYLLYVVLSNWGGDFMSHKVFGNINVALIFGLMQFVTTFGLAWLYSRYSNAKLDPLARELDERFIALAGKSSHGRTQH from the coding sequence GTGACATCTGAAGTCGCCCCGCACGACCCGCACGAGGTGGCGTCACGCCACGATCCCGTCTACGACGAGTTGCACGCGTCGCCCGAATTCGCCGAGCTGCGTCGCCGCTACCGGGCCTTCGTCTTCCCCGCGACGATCGCGTTCCTCGCGTGGTACCTGCTCTACGTCGTCCTCTCCAACTGGGGCGGCGACTTCATGAGCCACAAGGTCTTCGGCAACATCAACGTGGCCCTGATCTTCGGCCTGATGCAGTTCGTGACGACCTTCGGACTCGCGTGGCTCTACAGCCGCTACTCCAACGCCAAGCTCGACCCGCTCGCCCGCGAGCTCGACGAGCGCTTCATCGCCCTGGCCGGCAAGTCGTCGCACGGAAGGACCCAGCACTGA
- a CDS encoding GNAT family N-acetyltransferase encodes MTHDITIEPLDLSRDLELLHAWVTHPRSVYWMMQDASVEDVRAEYAGIAANPHHDAFLGRVGGRPAFLVETYDPAHAEGLAGLPELQDGDGGMHVLVAPPVGAPVPGLTTKIFDAVLAFCFADPSVDRIVVEPDARNTAIRAKNVAAGFTELREIPMPGKTSMLSVCPRADWNHPDLVKVATTEFAATATDSRQIRLVRGHADHLTPEFMDRAQRHLVAKALGEFSHERLLAPESLDDGTWRVETDRSSYRFTARVYALEHWVVDAASIERTIDGTPAAPDAQEFIAELAPVLGIPDNLLPTYLEEIASTLASTAWKLAHRQVPVRDLVDAGYQDLESAMTEGHPAFVANNGRIGFGLDDYRAFAPETGSAIRLHWVAARRDLSHLSLGEGETEQTLYDGELAPEVRASFDGRLRHLGLDPAAYLLLPVHPWQWTNKLAITFAPDVARRDLVHLGTGDDDYRAQQSIRTFFNTSRPERHYVKTALAIQNMGFVRGLSPAYMAVTPAINDWVASVVHSDEELRANGFEVLREVAAIGYTGDAFHRTAAPSPYRKMIAALWRESPVPRAGEGEQLSTMAALLHRDADGDALITAWIKSSPVDAATWVRSYLRAYLRPLVHCLYAYDLAFMPHGENLLLKLRDHVPVGAFMKDIGEEVAVMGPSTGSGTGVELPAEIERIRVAVPEDMKPLAVHTDVFDGVLRFVAAILDEDGMLAEEEFWAIARDTITEHLADHPELAEAAARYDLLAERFRHSCLNRLQLRNTLQMVDITDQSQSLIFAGTLRNPVAR; translated from the coding sequence ATGACCCACGACATCACCATCGAACCGCTCGACCTGTCCCGCGACCTCGAGCTCCTGCACGCGTGGGTCACCCACCCCCGCTCGGTCTACTGGATGATGCAGGACGCGTCCGTCGAGGACGTGCGCGCCGAGTACGCCGGTATCGCCGCGAACCCGCACCACGACGCCTTCCTGGGCCGCGTCGGTGGCCGGCCTGCGTTCCTGGTCGAGACCTACGACCCGGCTCATGCCGAAGGCCTTGCCGGGCTCCCCGAACTGCAGGACGGCGACGGCGGGATGCACGTGCTCGTCGCGCCGCCCGTTGGCGCGCCCGTGCCCGGGTTGACCACGAAGATCTTCGACGCAGTGCTGGCCTTCTGCTTCGCCGACCCGTCCGTCGACCGGATCGTCGTCGAACCCGACGCCCGCAACACCGCCATCCGGGCGAAGAACGTCGCGGCCGGCTTCACCGAACTCCGCGAGATCCCGATGCCGGGCAAGACCTCGATGCTGTCCGTCTGCCCGCGGGCGGACTGGAACCACCCCGACCTGGTGAAGGTCGCAACTACCGAATTTGCCGCCACAGCAACGGATTCACGACAAATTCGGTTGGTGCGTGGCCACGCCGACCACCTGACGCCCGAGTTCATGGACCGCGCGCAACGCCATCTGGTGGCCAAGGCGCTCGGCGAGTTCAGCCATGAACGGCTGCTGGCGCCCGAGTCGCTGGACGACGGCACCTGGCGCGTCGAGACCGACCGGTCGTCGTACCGCTTCACGGCGCGGGTGTACGCGCTGGAGCACTGGGTCGTCGACGCCGCGTCGATCGAGCGGACCATCGACGGGACTCCGGCCGCGCCCGACGCGCAGGAGTTCATCGCAGAACTGGCGCCGGTGCTGGGGATTCCGGACAACCTGCTGCCGACGTACCTCGAGGAGATCGCCTCGACCCTCGCCTCGACCGCGTGGAAGCTGGCGCATCGCCAGGTGCCGGTGCGCGACCTCGTCGACGCCGGCTACCAGGACCTCGAGTCGGCGATGACCGAAGGCCACCCGGCCTTCGTCGCCAACAACGGGCGGATCGGCTTCGGCCTCGACGACTACCGCGCGTTCGCGCCCGAGACCGGTTCGGCGATCCGGCTGCACTGGGTCGCCGCCCGCCGCGACCTCAGCCACCTCTCGCTCGGCGAGGGCGAGACCGAGCAGACCTTGTACGACGGCGAGCTGGCCCCCGAGGTCCGCGCATCCTTCGACGGTCGACTGCGCCACCTCGGCCTCGACCCTGCGGCGTACCTGCTCCTCCCCGTGCACCCGTGGCAGTGGACTAACAAGCTCGCGATCACGTTCGCGCCGGATGTCGCACGGCGTGATCTCGTGCATCTCGGCACCGGTGACGACGACTACCGCGCACAGCAGTCGATCCGCACGTTCTTCAACACCAGCCGGCCCGAACGCCACTACGTGAAGACGGCGCTGGCGATCCAGAACATGGGCTTCGTGCGGGGACTTTCCCCTGCCTACATGGCGGTGACGCCGGCGATCAACGACTGGGTCGCGTCCGTTGTGCACTCCGATGAGGAGCTCCGCGCGAATGGCTTCGAGGTGCTTCGCGAGGTCGCGGCGATCGGCTACACCGGCGATGCGTTCCACCGCACGGCCGCGCCGTCGCCGTACCGCAAGATGATCGCAGCGCTGTGGCGTGAGAGCCCGGTGCCCCGTGCTGGCGAGGGTGAGCAGTTGTCCACGATGGCGGCGCTGTTGCACCGCGACGCGGACGGCGACGCGCTGATCACGGCCTGGATCAAGTCGTCGCCCGTGGACGCGGCGACCTGGGTGCGTTCCTACCTGCGGGCCTACCTGCGGCCGCTCGTGCACTGCCTCTACGCCTACGACCTGGCGTTCATGCCGCACGGCGAGAACCTGCTGCTCAAGCTGCGCGACCACGTGCCGGTCGGTGCGTTCATGAAGGACATCGGCGAGGAGGTCGCCGTGATGGGCCCTTCGACAGGCTCAGGAACCGGTGTGGAGTTGCCGGCGGAGATCGAGCGGATCCGCGTCGCCGTACCGGAGGACATGAAGCCGCTCGCCGTCCACACCGACGTTTTCGACGGTGTGTTGCGGTTCGTTGCGGCGATCCTCGACGAGGACGGGATGCTGGCCGAGGAGGAGTTCTGGGCGATCGCGCGCGACACGATCACCGAGCACCTGGCCGACCATCCCGAGCTCGCGGAGGCAGCCGCGCGCTACGACCTGTTGGCTGAGCGGTTCCGGCACAGCTGCCTCAACCGGCTCCAGTTGCGCAACACCCTGCAGATGGTCGACATCACCGACCAGTCGCAGTCGCTGATCTTCGCCGGCACGCTCCGCAACCCGGTGGCCCGGTGA
- a CDS encoding cation acetate symporter, translating to MDHQVLTAGLFLSVVALTLFITIKASRSSSGTEDFYAGGRSFSPIQNGLAIGGDYMSAASFLGISGVIALAGYDGFLYSIGFLVAWLVALLLVAEMLRNSGRFTMADQLAYRMKQRPVRTAAATSTVVVSIFYLLAQMVGAGSLVVLLLGIDKENTLAVSSVIAGVGALMIVYVTVGGMKGTTWVQIVKAVLLMVGSAVIVVLVLAKFDFNLSELLGAAQSNSGKAGFLEPGLKYGIDATHKLDFLSLGIALVLGTAGLPHILVRFYTVPTSRDARKSVLWAIALIGTFYLFTLILGFGAAALLNTAVGSDVANSGGNLASPLLAEAVGGGAGSTGGAILLAVISAVAFATILAVVAGLTLTSSTSVAHDIYNSVIRKGKATEAEEIRVTRYAAAGLGVIAIVLAIPARNLNIAFLVGLAFAVAASANLPAIVYNMFWRRFNTRGATWSIYGGLISCITLVIFSPVVSGKGLDAAGKNLSLLPTSIDISWFPLENPGLISIPLGFFFGWLGSITSKEPAAEERYTELEVRALTGAGAEQAVVH from the coding sequence ATGGACCACCAAGTACTCACCGCAGGGCTCTTCCTCAGCGTCGTCGCCCTGACCCTCTTCATCACCATCAAGGCCAGCCGTTCCAGCAGCGGCACCGAGGACTTCTACGCCGGCGGACGTTCGTTCTCCCCCATCCAGAACGGTCTCGCCATCGGCGGCGACTACATGTCGGCCGCGTCGTTCCTCGGTATCTCCGGCGTCATCGCGCTGGCCGGGTACGACGGGTTCCTCTACTCGATCGGCTTCCTCGTCGCCTGGCTCGTCGCGCTGCTCCTGGTCGCCGAGATGCTCCGGAACTCCGGACGCTTCACGATGGCCGACCAGCTGGCCTACCGGATGAAGCAGCGCCCGGTGCGCACCGCCGCGGCGACGTCCACGGTGGTCGTGTCGATCTTCTACCTGCTCGCACAGATGGTCGGCGCGGGCAGCCTGGTCGTCCTGTTGCTGGGCATCGACAAGGAGAACACCCTCGCCGTCAGTTCGGTGATCGCCGGTGTCGGCGCGCTGATGATCGTCTACGTGACGGTCGGTGGCATGAAGGGCACCACCTGGGTGCAGATCGTCAAGGCGGTCCTGCTCATGGTCGGCTCGGCCGTCATCGTCGTCCTGGTCCTGGCGAAGTTCGACTTCAACCTCTCCGAACTGCTCGGCGCGGCACAGTCGAACTCGGGCAAGGCTGGATTCCTGGAGCCGGGCCTGAAGTACGGCATCGACGCCACCCACAAGCTCGACTTCCTGAGCCTCGGCATCGCGCTGGTCCTCGGTACCGCGGGCCTGCCCCACATCCTGGTCCGCTTCTACACCGTCCCGACCTCGCGGGACGCCCGCAAGTCGGTGCTCTGGGCCATTGCCCTGATCGGCACGTTCTACCTGTTCACGCTGATCCTGGGCTTCGGTGCAGCCGCACTGCTCAACACCGCTGTCGGCAGCGATGTCGCCAACAGCGGCGGCAACCTCGCCTCACCGCTGCTTGCTGAAGCGGTCGGCGGTGGTGCCGGCTCAACGGGCGGCGCCATCCTCCTGGCGGTGATCTCGGCAGTCGCCTTCGCCACGATCCTTGCGGTCGTCGCCGGTCTGACGTTGACGTCGTCCACCTCGGTGGCACACGACATCTACAACTCGGTGATCCGCAAGGGCAAGGCCACCGAGGCCGAGGAGATCCGGGTGACGCGGTACGCCGCCGCCGGTCTCGGCGTGATCGCGATCGTGCTGGCCATCCCGGCCCGCAACCTCAACATCGCGTTCCTGGTCGGACTCGCCTTCGCCGTGGCGGCCTCGGCCAACCTGCCGGCGATCGTCTACAACATGTTCTGGCGACGCTTCAACACCCGTGGCGCCACCTGGAGCATCTACGGCGGCCTGATCTCCTGCATCACGCTCGTGATCTTCTCGCCGGTCGTCTCCGGCAAGGGTCTTGATGCAGCCGGCAAGAACCTGTCCCTGCTGCCCACCAGCATCGACATCTCGTGGTTCCCGCTGGAGAACCCTGGCCTGATCTCGATTCCGCTCGGCTTCTTCTTCGGCTGGCTCGGGTCGATCACGTCAAAGGAGCCCGCTGCCGAGGAGCGCTACACCGAGCTCGAGGTCCGCGCGCTCACCGGTGCAGGCGCCGAGCAGGCCGTCGTCCACTGA